In the Plectropomus leopardus isolate mb chromosome 5, YSFRI_Pleo_2.0, whole genome shotgun sequence genome, one interval contains:
- the smtla gene encoding somatolactin alpha yields the protein MHTVTVMQRGVWPLLLWPYLLTVSIPLDCKEEQSSLSRCPSISQEKLLDRVIQHAELIYRVSEESCSLFEEMFIPFALQLQRNQAGYACITKALPLPSSKSEIQQISDKWLLHSVLMLVQSWIEPLVYLQTSLDRYEAAPDMLLNKTKWVSEKLISLEQGVVVLIKKMLDEGMLTSNHSEQGLLQYDVQPEMLESVMRDYSLLSCFKKDAHKMETFLKLLKCRQTDKYNCA from the exons ATGCACACAGTGACAG TCATGCAGCGGGGAGTATGGCCTCTATTGCTCTGGCCCTATctgctaactgttagcatcccACTAGACTGTAAGGAAGAGCAGAGTAGCCTCTCCCGCTGCCCCTCCATCTCTCAAGAGAAACTTCTAGACCGAGTCATCCAGCATGCTGAACTTATCTACCGTGTCTCAGAAGAATCATGCTCTTTGTTT GAGGAGATGTTTATTCCGTTCGCATTGCAGCTACAGAGGAACCAAGCTGGCTATGCATGTATCACCAAAGCCTTACCCCTCCCCAGCTCCAAAAGTGAAATCCAACAGATATCT GACAAATGGTTGCTCCACTCAGTGCTAATGCTGGTACAGTCATGGATTGAGCCTTTGGTCTACCTGCAGACTTCTCTGGATCGCTACGAAGCTGCTCCTGACATGCTGCTTAACAAGACCAAGTGGGTGTCAGAGAAACTGATCAGTCTGGAGCAGGGGGTGGTGGTTCTCATCAAGAAG ATGTTGGATGAGGGAATGCTGACCTCAAACCACAGTGAGCAAGGCCTACTCCAGTATGATGTGCAACCAGAGATGCTGGAATCTGTCATGCGAGACTACTCCTTACTCAGCTGCTTCAAGAAAGACGCCCATAAGATGGAGACTTTCCTTAAGCTCCTCAAGTGTCGACAAACTGATAAATACAACTGCGCATAA